A region of the Pseudomonas sp. A34-9 genome:
TGGACACCGGGAACTCGGCAGCCTTGAGGATCGCGTGCATGTCGTCTTCTTTCAGTTCGAAGGCCACGCGCAGCTTTTTCAGAATGATGTTGTTGGTCACTGGCACTTCGATTGGTTGCGGCGGACGGCTTTCGTCCTTGCCACGCTTGAAGATCACCAGGCCGTCGAGGAAGTGCGCGATGACTTCGTCCGGGCAGCGCACGAAACCTTCTTCGTCTTCTTCTTTTTTGTCGAGCCAGGTCACCACGTCGGCGAGTGCGACTTCCATGCCGCCAAGCTTGATGATCTCGACAACCTTTTTGTCGCTGATGTCGAGCATGTAGCGCACGCTGCGCAATACGTCGTTATGAATCATGTGAGTAATCCTGATAAGCGTTGTGGGCAGCGCGCAGGCGCACTGCCGGAATGTGTGGCGGCAGCAGAAGCCTTAAAACTTCTCTTTGCCGGACAGGTAGCGCCATTGGCCGACCGGGACCTTGCCGATCGAGACGCCGCCGATACGGATACGGCGGATGCCGATGACCTTGAGGCCGACCGCTTCGCAGAACTGGGCGATGATGCCGGGCTGCGGATTTTTCATGGCGAAGCGCAGGCGGTTTTCGTTCTGCCAGCTGGCCTTGACCGGCGGCAGCTCTTTGCCCTTGTGCGTCAGGCCGTGCTGCAAACGGTTGAGGCCGTGGGCGACCATGTCACCTTCGACTTCGACCACGTATTCCTGCTCGATCTTCGCGGCGTCAGCGGTGAGCTTGCGCAGGATTTTCCAGTCCTGGGTGAACACCAGCAGGCCGCTGGCCTTGGCTTGCAGGTCGGCACTGGCGGTCAGGCGCAGGAAGTGCCCACGCAGCGGACGCTTGCTGAAACGGTGCTCTTCGCTGAGGGTTTCGGCGCTGAGCGACTGCATGGCAGTCTCGACGTCCATGCCGGCCGGCGCGTTGAACAGGATGGTCACCGGCTCCGGTGCGGTGGCCTTGGCGTCCTTGTCGAGCTCGACCTTCTGGTCGCCGACCTTGAATTGCGGCTCGTCAATGACTTCGCCGTCCACGGTGACCCAGCCGCCCTCGATGAACAGCTCGGCCTCGCGGCGGGAGCAACCCACCAGTTCGATGAGGCGTTTGGAGAGGCGAATCGGGTCAGTCATGACAGGGCCGTAACAAAAAAGGGGTGGGCATTGTACCTGTGTGGCGCCGGTTAAGTCCGGTTCCATTTACAGGCGCTGCCGAAGGCTGCGATCTTTTGATTTTTAAAAGCCAAGATCGCAGCCTTCGGCAGCTCCTACACAGGGCTTTGTGTTATGTCAGCCATTGCTGGAGCGTTGCTGGTTTTGACGCAAACGCATGTGCAGTAGCGGATACGGCTGGCCCATGCCATCCACCTCCGAGCGGCCGATCACTTCAAAACCCTGCTTGAAGTAGAAGCCCAAGGCCTGCGGGTTCTGTTCGTTGACGTCCAGCTCATCGGCATTCAAATGCTGCAGCGCGTAATTCAACAGTTTCTTGCCCAGCCCCTGTCCGCGATGGTCAGGATCGATGAACAGCATTTCAATCTTGCCCGCCGCAACCCCGGCAAACCCGGTGATGCGCTGCTCGCGATCCTTGGTGCAAATCAACATCACTGCATCCAGATAACGCGTGAGCACCAGATTGCGCAACAGCTCGATATAGCTGTCCGGCAGAAAATCATGGGTCGCGCGGACCGAGGCCTCCCAGACCCGGGTCAATTCCTGGTAATCGCTGAGTTTCGGCGTGTGGATGACCGAATGGTGACGCATGCCCGGTAGCCTCTTTGTCAGGTGTAATGGGAGTCCTTCCCCCCACAAACGATAGCCGTAAAAAAGCCCCGCATCTTGTAAAAAGAGCGGGGCTTTTTGTATTTGTTGCGGTGTTCGGCTAGCTATTTCCGTTGTCAGGAAGAGCTTTCCCCCTCACCCCAACCCTCTCCCCCAGAGGGGGCGAGGGGGAAGGGAGCTGATCTTCGTGCTGTTCAGAACCTGAGGTCGACTCGATATTTCAGGTCGATGCCATTCGAAAGAACACCACGGTCAGTCCCCTCTCCCTCTGGGAGAGGGCTAGGGTGAGGGGCTTTTGACGTTCAGATCAGATCAGATCAGATCAGATCAGATCAGATCAGATCAGATCTGCTCAGCCCACAGATCATATTCGTCAGCATCAGTCACTTTGCACCAGACCTTGTCGCCCGGCTTCAGATTGCTGCCATTATCAATAAACACGTTGCCATCGATTTCCGGGGCGTCGAAGAAGCAGCGGCCCACCGCGCCTTGCTCGTCGACTTCGTCCACCAGCACTTCGATTTCACGGCCGATGCGCATTTGCAGGCGTGCCGAGCTGATCGCTTGCTGGTGCGCCATGAAGCGATCCCAGCGGTCCTGCTTGACGTCGTCCGGAACGATTTCCAGGTCGAGATCATTGGCTGGAGCGCCTTCAACCGGCGAGTACTGGAAGCAGCCGACGCGGTCGAGCTGAGCTTCGGTCAGCCAGTTGAGCAGGTACTGGAAGTCTTCTTCGGTTTCGCCCGGGAAGCCGACGATGAAAGTCGAACGGATGATCAGATCCGGGCAGATTTCCCGCCAGTTCTTGATGCGTGCCAGGGTCTTGTCTTCGAACGCCGGGCGTTTCATCGACTTCAACACTTTCGGGCTGGCGTGCTGGAACGGGATGTCCAGGTACGGCAGGATCTTGCCGGCGGCCATCAACGGGATCAGCTCGTCAACGTGCGGGTACGGGTAAACGTAGTGCAGACGGACCCAGACGCCGAGGGTGCTCAGCGCTTCACACAGCTCGGTCATGCGGGTTTTCACCGGCGCGCCGTTCCAGAAACCGGTGCGGTATTTCACGTCAACGCCGTAGGCGCTGGTGTCTTGCGAGATCACCAACAGCTCTTTGACGCCCGACTTGACCAGACGTTGGGCCTCATCAAGTACGTCGCCGACCGGACGGCTGACCAGTTTGCCGCGCATCGACGGGATGATGCAGAAGGAGCAGCTGTGGTTGCAGCCTTCGGAAATCTTCAGGTACGCGTAGTGGCGCGGGGTCAGCTTGATGCCTTGTGGCGGCACCAGGTCGATCAGCGGGTTGTGATCCTGACGCGGTGGCACCACTTCGTGCACGGCGTTGACCACTTGCTCGTACTGCTGCGGACCGGTCACGGCCAGCACGCTCGGGTGCACGTTGCGGATGTTGCCTTCTTCCACGCCCATGCAACCGGTGACGATGACCTTGCCGTTTTCCTTGATCGCTTCGCCGATCACTTCCAGCGACTCAGCCTTGGCCGAATCGATGAAACCGCAGGTGTTGACGACTACAACGTCGGCGTCCTGATAGGTGGACACCACGTCATAGCCTTCCATGCGCAGCTGGGTCAGGATGCGCTCGGAGTCGACCAGTGCTTTCGGGCAACCCAGAGATACAAAGCCAACCTTTGGATTGGCCGGCGCAGGAGTGGTGGACATGTCTAACCTCGGTATTTTGTGACATCGCTTTCAGGGTGCGAAAGCCGACGGATGGGCGCTTAGGGCGCGCCTCTGATCAAAAAGTGCGCAATTCTAGCGGCGAGGAGCGCACTTGACCAGCTTTATGCCGGGAAATACGACGAGTGCTGCGCTATGCTTCGCGCCGTTGAGCTTTACCAATTTTTTACAGTCAACAAAACGTCTGTAACAACAGGTAAAACAGCGCATGCTGCACCACAAAGCATAGTGCTTCATTCAAAGAAGCCGGTTCTGAGAAGTAGGAGTGTTGGATGGGTCAGGCAAGTAGTCATGCGGCAGGCGCCGAGGGTTCGGCCACCAAGCCGCTGAGCATGCTGGTCGCGGCAGTCGGGGTAGTTTACGGCGACATCGGCACGAGCCCGTTGTACACCCTCAAAGAAGTGTTTTCCGGCGGTTACGGCGTACCGGTCAACCACGACGGCGTGCTAGGCATTCTGTCGTTGATCTTCTGGTCGCTGATCTGGGTCGTGTCGATCAAATACATGATGTTCGTCCTGCGTGCCGACAACCAGGGCGAGGGCGGCATCATGGCGCTCACTGCGCTGGCGCGGCGGGCGGCGGGGCATCGCAAGAAGCTGCGGTCGTTGCTGGTGGTGTGCGGACTGATCGGCGCGGCGCTGTTTTATGGCGACAGCATGATCACTCCGGCGATTTCCGTGTTATCGGCGATTGAAGGTCTGGGGCTGGCGTTTGAGGGTATCGACCACTGGGTTGTGCCGTTGTCGTTGGTGGTGCTGGTCGCTCTGTTTTTGATCCAGAGCCACGGCACGGCGCGAATCGGCATTCTGTTCGGGCCGATCATGGTCACCTGGTTCCTCGTCCTCGGTGCCCTTGGCGTGTATGGCATCAGCCACACCCCGGAAGTGCTGCATGCGCTGAACCCGGTCTGGGCCGTGCGTTTCTTCATGGTGCACACCGGCATGGGCGTGGCGATCCTCGGCGCCGTGGTGCTGGCGCTGACCGGTGCTGAAGCGCTTTACGCCGACATGGGCCACTTCGGCCGCAAGCCGATCGCCCGGGCGTGGTTCATCTTGGTATTGCCGGCGCTGGTGCTCAATTACTTCGGTCAGGGCGCCTTGCTGCTGGACAACCCGGATGCGGCGCGTAACCCGTTCTATCTGCTGGCGCCGAGCTGGGCGTTGATTCCACTGGTCGGCCTGTCGACGCTGGCCACGGTGATCGCCTCGCAAGCGGTGATTTCCGGCGCGTTCTCCTTGACTCGTCAGGCTATTCAGCTCGGCTACATTCCGCGCATGTACATCCAGCACACCTCCAGCGATGAGCAGGGCCAGATCTACATCGGCGCGGTGAACTGGGCGCTGATGGTTGGCGTTGTGCTGCTGGTGCTTGGCTTCGAATCCTCCGGCGCCCTGGCCTCGGCCTACGGTGTGGCGGTGACTGGCACCATGCTGATGACTACCATTCTGGTGTCGGCGGTGATGCTGCTGCTGTGGAAATGGCCGCCGATCCTTGCGGTGCCGGTGTTGATCGGTTTCCTGCTGGTGGACGGTCTGTACTTCGCCGCCAACGTGCCGAAGATCGTGCAGGGCGGCGCCTTCCCGGTGATCGCCGGTATTGCACTGTTCGTGCTGATGACTACGTGGAAGCGCGGCAAGCAATTGCTGGTCGAACGCCTCGACGAAGGCGCGCTGCCGCTGCCGATCTTCATCAGCAGCATCCGCGTGCAGCCACCGCACCGCGTGCAGGGTACCGCCGTGTTCCTCACCGCACGCTCCGACGCCGTGCCGCACGCGTTGTTGCATAACCTGCTGCATAACCAGGTGTTGCATGAGCAAGTGGTGTTGCTGACGGTGGTCTACGAAGACATCCCGCGGGTACCGCCATCGCGACGCTTTGAGGTCGAAGCGCACGGGGAGGGCTTCTTCCGGGTGATCCTGCACTTCGGCTTCACCGACGAGCCAGACGTGCCGCAGGCGTTGAAGTTGTGTCATCTGGATGATCTGGACTTCAGCCCGATGCGCACTACCTACTTCCTCAGCCGCGAAACGGTGATTGCCTCGAAACTTGAGGGCATGGCGCGTTGGCGTGAAGCGTTGTTTGCGTTCATGTTGAAGAATGCTAATGGCAATTTGCGCTTCTTTAATTTGCCGTTGAACCGTGTGATTGAGTTGGGGACGCAGGTGGAGATGTAACTTCGCGTTATAGAAAAAGCCCCCGTCAGCCTTGTGGCTGGCGGGGGCTTTTTTGTTTCTGGCTTTATCCACAAATCCAGATCAAAAGATCGCAGCCTTCGGCAGTTCCTACAGGTTTCGCATTCCATGTAGGAGCTGCCGAAGGCTGCGATCTTTTGATCTTCAAACCTCTACAGGCTTTCAGGCATCTCTGCTTCAGACTCGGTCTTCGTGCGCGCAGGTCGCGGCATCAACGCCTGAATCACATCATCAATCAAGGCTTTGCCCATCACCGTCAGGTAATGCGCGGCCCAGGCATGGCGGTCGGTGTCTCTGATGAAGGCAGCGTCTTCTGCGAAGGATTTTGCGAGATATAGCAGGTCGGAGGATTGCGACAAGGCATCGAGGATCGGGATGCCGGCGCGGACATTGAAGAACGCTTGATCCGAGTTGTAGAGGAAAGGGGTGAAGCCGATGGTTTTAAGGTGTGCGAGTCCGTGCTGATCAGTTTCGGTCATCGTGTTACTCCTTGGTTCGAAGTGCCGCGACTTTCGTTACCACGCGAAAGGGAGGCAGCTGTACGCAGGGTGGTAAACCGGGAACCAAGGAAACCGGCACGCCCGAAAGCGTCCCACGCACAGCCGCCAAAACTCGATGAGCTTGCTGTCGTGTTGGTTTCTCCGGGTTACCACACCCGATCGCTGAATGAGTCAGCGACGTCCGGAGAGTATCCCGTCAAAAAACAGCGCAACAGGGCAGCAAGCCGATCAAATATGAGATTCGGAGTTTGCCTACAAGGTCTGTGGGCGTCATCCGATATTGAGAGACGGGAAGTAAACAAAACTACACGTCGGACACGCAATTCCCTGTAGGAGTGAGCCTGCTCGCGATAGCGGAGTGTCAGCTTGCAAATCAGTGACTGACACTCCGCTATCGCGAGCAGGCTCACTCCCACAGGGGAATGGGTTCATCGTCCGAGATGTAAAAAGCCCCCGCAACCGTGAAGTTGCGGGGGCTTTTTGTGGGGCGCTTCAGATCACTCTTCGGCGACCGAGTCCTTGCTCTGACGCTTCTCGATCAAATCCACCAGCCGCTTGGCAAGCGCCGGGTAGTTCTCATCGAAGTGGTGGCCGCCAGGCAGTTTCACCGCCTCGCCGACTGCCGTCTTGTCGGTGCAGCCACTTTCATCCGTCTCTTCTTCCCCATAGATGCACACGACCTTGGCCGGTGGCAGCTTGGCCATTTCCGGGCCGGTGGCGGCTTCTTTGCCGGCGTTGCCGAGCCAGCCTTCGACTTCGATTTCGAAGCTGCCGGTGCGGGCGAAGGCTAGCAGGATGATTGCGTCTACACGTTGCTGCTCGGTGTCTGGCAGGCGGTTGTAGATCGCCGGCAGCACGTCAGCGCCGAACGAGTAGCCGGTGAGGATGAAGCGCTTGGTGCCCCATTTCTGCCGGTAGTGCTGCATCAGCTCGGTCAAGTCCAGCGCGCTCTGCTCGGGGCTTTTGTGCTGCCAGTAGTAGCGCAGTGTGTCGATGCCGACGACCGGATAGCCGATCTTGGCCATTTCGCCGGCCACGTCGCGGTCGAGGTCGCGCCAGCCGCCGTCTCCGGAAAGGAACAGGGTCACGGTGTCCTTGGCCTGACCGGCC
Encoded here:
- the rimO gene encoding 30S ribosomal protein S12 methylthiotransferase RimO, with the protein product MSTTPAPANPKVGFVSLGCPKALVDSERILTQLRMEGYDVVSTYQDADVVVVNTCGFIDSAKAESLEVIGEAIKENGKVIVTGCMGVEEGNIRNVHPSVLAVTGPQQYEQVVNAVHEVVPPRQDHNPLIDLVPPQGIKLTPRHYAYLKISEGCNHSCSFCIIPSMRGKLVSRPVGDVLDEAQRLVKSGVKELLVISQDTSAYGVDVKYRTGFWNGAPVKTRMTELCEALSTLGVWVRLHYVYPYPHVDELIPLMAAGKILPYLDIPFQHASPKVLKSMKRPAFEDKTLARIKNWREICPDLIIRSTFIVGFPGETEEDFQYLLNWLTEAQLDRVGCFQYSPVEGAPANDLDLEIVPDDVKQDRWDRFMAHQQAISSARLQMRIGREIEVLVDEVDEQGAVGRCFFDAPEIDGNVFIDNGSNLKPGDKVWCKVTDADEYDLWAEQI
- a CDS encoding potassium transporter Kup gives rise to the protein MGQASSHAAGAEGSATKPLSMLVAAVGVVYGDIGTSPLYTLKEVFSGGYGVPVNHDGVLGILSLIFWSLIWVVSIKYMMFVLRADNQGEGGIMALTALARRAAGHRKKLRSLLVVCGLIGAALFYGDSMITPAISVLSAIEGLGLAFEGIDHWVVPLSLVVLVALFLIQSHGTARIGILFGPIMVTWFLVLGALGVYGISHTPEVLHALNPVWAVRFFMVHTGMGVAILGAVVLALTGAEALYADMGHFGRKPIARAWFILVLPALVLNYFGQGALLLDNPDAARNPFYLLAPSWALIPLVGLSTLATVIASQAVISGAFSLTRQAIQLGYIPRMYIQHTSSDEQGQIYIGAVNWALMVGVVLLVLGFESSGALASAYGVAVTGTMLMTTILVSAVMLLLWKWPPILAVPVLIGFLLVDGLYFAANVPKIVQGGAFPVIAGIALFVLMTTWKRGKQLLVERLDEGALPLPIFISSIRVQPPHRVQGTAVFLTARSDAVPHALLHNLLHNQVLHEQVVLLTVVYEDIPRVPPSRRFEVEAHGEGFFRVILHFGFTDEPDVPQALKLCHLDDLDFSPMRTTYFLSRETVIASKLEGMARWREALFAFMLKNANGNLRFFNLPLNRVIELGTQVEM
- a CDS encoding GNAT family N-acetyltransferase, with the translated sequence MRHHSVIHTPKLSDYQELTRVWEASVRATHDFLPDSYIELLRNLVLTRYLDAVMLICTKDREQRITGFAGVAAGKIEMLFIDPDHRGQGLGKKLLNYALQHLNADELDVNEQNPQALGFYFKQGFEVIGRSEVDGMGQPYPLLHMRLRQNQQRSSNG
- a CDS encoding DUF1456 family protein, producing the protein MIHNDVLRSVRYMLDISDKKVVEIIKLGGMEVALADVVTWLDKKEEDEEGFVRCPDEVIAHFLDGLVIFKRGKDESRPPQPIEVPVTNNIILKKLRVAFELKEDDMHAILKAAEFPVSKPELSALFRKVGHTNYRPCGDQLLRNFLKGLTLRVRAA
- a CDS encoding DUF3077 domain-containing protein codes for the protein MTETDQHGLAHLKTIGFTPFLYNSDQAFFNVRAGIPILDALSQSSDLLYLAKSFAEDAAFIRDTDRHAWAAHYLTVMGKALIDDVIQALMPRPARTKTESEAEMPESL
- a CDS encoding rRNA pseudouridine synthase is translated as MTDPIRLSKRLIELVGCSRREAELFIEGGWVTVDGEVIDEPQFKVGDQKVELDKDAKATAPEPVTILFNAPAGMDVETAMQSLSAETLSEEHRFSKRPLRGHFLRLTASADLQAKASGLLVFTQDWKILRKLTADAAKIEQEYVVEVEGDMVAHGLNRLQHGLTHKGKELPPVKASWQNENRLRFAMKNPQPGIIAQFCEAVGLKVIGIRRIRIGGVSIGKVPVGQWRYLSGKEKF